GGATCTACCGGCACTTTGCCAGCAAGGAAGAGCTGGCGGTGGCGGCGTTTCGCTATGCGATGCAACAGACCGTAGCTGCTCGGATTGTTGATTTAGAGAAGGTTACGGGCGCGATTCCGCGGCTGATGCACGTGGTAAAGGCGTTTGTGGAGATTCCTTCGCCGGTTCCGGGCGGGTGCCCTCTGCTGAACGTGGCGGCGTATGCCGAATCCGGATGCGATGGAGTTCAGGCGCAGGCGAAGGAGGCTATGGCGGCGTGGAAGGCTAGGCTGCTCGGCATTCTGGAGGATGGTATCGCGAGTGGC
This Granulicella aggregans DNA region includes the following protein-coding sequences:
- a CDS encoding TetR/AcrR family transcriptional regulator: MRAETAMTKGEVTRQHIIEKAAPVFNQRGFSGCSMQDLMEATGLEKGGIYRHFASKEELAVAAFRYAMQQTVAARIVDLEKVTGAIPRLMHVVKAFVEIPSPVPGGCPLLNVAAYAESGCDGVQAQAKEAMAAWKARLLGILEDGIASGELRGDVDARRTANAVISMLEGSLVICRIEGTKQARRDAQETLEVLLGGLAA